The sequence GTCGCGCGGGCGGGTGGCGCAAATACACAAGGAGGCCCTGGGGAATCTGCGCGAGGCCTTGCGAAAGCGTGATGGCCTGGATTTATATTGTTAGCGTCGGCATTGCCCTATTACTTGTACGTGAAAAAATAAACTTGAATCGGATTCCATTATGACTAGTGCGACCTTGTCCATGCTTGACCAAGCCGAATTGCTGCAACTGGCCTTGAATGCCAGCGCTGCCGGTGATTCGGGCGCTGCGATTGGCTATCTGAAAGAAGCCGTCTTGCGCCCCGATGGCAGCGCCGCCGCGCATTACATGCTGGGTGCCGAATACGCGCAAATTAAGATGTATACGAGGGCTATTGACGAAATGGAAGCTGCGCTGGCCCTGGATCCTGCTCTGTCTGTGGCACGGCTACAACTCGGCTTGCTGTGGCTGGCGGGAAATGACAGCGCCCGCGCTGCTGAAGTACTCGCTGGATTGGATGCCGTGGGTCCGCAGGATCCGTTACATCACTTCGGGCGCGGCTTGCAATACCTGATACGCGAGGAATTGGCTGAGGCAGAAGATTCGTTAAGGCAGGGTATCGGCTTGAATCAAAGTAATCCTGCACTCAATGGTGATATGCAAAAAGTCCTGGGTGAGATCGCTATTCTGCGCGCGGCTGCGCCATCGGCAGCATCGAAAGCGGCCGAAATTGGTGAGGGGGAGCGCAGTATTTTGCTGTCTGCCTATACCGGTAATCAAAGCCATTGACGATGCGCAGCGTGATCATCTCACTTGATATGGACTGACATGGCATCGTCGATTGCTTCGGTTACTCAACTCGTCACGCTGATCCAGGCGCAACTGGGCGGTGCGGCGTCCGTGCGGGAACGCAAAGGACGCATTGCACCCCGCAAAGTGGCCAAGGACGATTACGTGGCGCACAAGTTGAGCGGCCTGATTCAACAGCGTGTGAAGCAGATCGCACAGGATGACCCGCAGCGTGGCCGCAAGGCTTTCCGGGTATTCCTCGAGGCTGTGCTGTTGGCGCATTTCGGCGAAGCATTGGCGCACGATCCGAAGTTTTATCAGGTGCTTGATGATATCCAGTCGGCCATGGAGAATGATGCCGCCAGCGCGGTCATGATACAGAGCGCCATAGGCCATTTGCTGGCCGGAGGGTAGCGGACGGTGCAATGAAGCGCCCCCTATGTTTGATGTTTGACCAGGATGGTCCTGGTTTTTTGAATGAGATTTGACACCCTATGCAGCCAGAACCAAGTAATCTGACAGAGGCGGCCAGCCGGCTTGAACGCACCGAACAATATTTGAAATCGGATCCCGGCAATCGCAACCTGTTGGCGACGGTAATCGATCAATGTCTGGAACTGGGCCGACTGGAGACAGCCGCTGGCCATGCCGACGCGGCGTTAGCGCGGTTTCCGGAGGATGCTGTTTTCCAGTCGCTGCGCGGCAATGTGCTGATGGCGCAGCAGCGCTGGAATGACGCCGCTGTCGTGTTTGCTCCCTTGCTCGCGGTTCATGCCGACATGCGTCTGGCCTATAACCTGGCATATTGCTATTTTTGGTTGGCGCGCTATGCCGACGCAGCGCAGGCGCTTGCGCCTTTCGGCTTGGCCGCCGGCATCTGGCCAGAGGCGGTGACCTTGCTGTTGCGTGTGCTGCATCATGCTGGCAGGATGGATGAGGCGGTGGCGTTGATCGTGGCCCAGGAATCGCATTGCGGCACCGACCACCGCTTCCTGTCGGTGGCCAGCCTGGTCTACATGGACGCTGGCGATGCGGCCCAGGCTGAACGCCTGAGCCTGGCCGCTCTGGCCGATCCCATGCCGCCGCTCGAGGCACTGATGGTAGGCGGCTCGATGGCACTGGCACGGTTCGATACAGCTGCCGCGGTGGAGCGTTTCGGACAAGTCATTGCACGACATCCGCAAGAGGGGCGCAGCTGGGCCGGGCTTGGCATGAGTAGCCTGCTCGTTAACGATCTGAGCGCGGCACGTGCGCACCTGGAACAAGCGGTCAAGTTTTTACCGTCGCATATCGGCAGCTGGCATTTGCTCGGCTGGTGCCGGCTGTTCGAGCATGACCTGGCGGGTGCACAGCAGGTATTCGAACAGGCACTGGCAATGGACCGCAATTTTGGCGAAAGTCATGGGGCACTGGCTGTGGTCCAGGCGAAACTGGGTGAGCGGGACCAGGCTGCGAAGAGCATCGAACGGGCCGTGGGACTGGATCCCCGCGGTTTGTCTGCCCGCTATGCCCAGATGATACTGGCCGGTGATACGGTCGATCCTCTCGCATTCCGCCAGCTGGCTTTCAAATTGCTTTCTTCCCAGAAGGGTGTATTTGATGATGACCTGGGAAAAGTGGTGCAGGGTGTTGTGCAACAAAATGCAAGGAGCGGCGGTTGAGGCCTGACCTGGCGCTGCAACTGCTGGCCGACGTATTGTGGAATGCCGTGCTGATTTCCGCACCGTTGCTGGCGGTAACGCTGGCAGTCGGTTTGCTGGTCAGCGTGGTGCAAGTGGTGACACAGGTGCAGGAAGCATCGCTCACTTTCATTCCCAAAATTATCGCTGCTGTGGTCGTTCTGGTGGTGTGCGGACCGTGGATGCTGAAGCGGCTGATTGCTTTTTCAGTCACTTTGATCAGCAATATACCCACCTATTTTTAATACATCCGGATTTGCCTTATGGTTGTCGATATCGATCCGGCATGGTTCATGGCCGTCTTCTACACAGCGCTGCGGATCGGTGTCGTGCTGGTGATGACGCCCATTTTCTCCAGCCTGACCGGCATGGTGACGGTGCGCGTGCTATTTACGCTGGCGTTGAGCGTGATGTTGGTGGCTGGTCTACATGTCCAGCCGTCCAATGCGCCACTGGCGATGGGACCGGTGGTGCTGGCTGCCATGGCCGAGGTGGCCAATGGTGCGACGTTGGCGTTTGGCGTCTTCGCTGCCTTCGGCGCATTTTCTCTGGCAGGCAAGATATTGGATATCCAGAGCGGCTTCGGTATCGGTAATGTGTATGACCCCGTGGCACGTACCAGCGCCCCCTTGTTTGCGAGCATGCTCAATCTGCTTGCTGTGGCTGTGTTTTTCGGCATGGATGGCCATCATGCACTGCTGCGCGGACTGGCCTTTTCTCTACAGGCCACTGCGCCAGGAGGCGGCTTTGCCGGTTTTGCGCT comes from Janthinobacterium sp. 64 and encodes:
- a CDS encoding tetratricopeptide repeat protein encodes the protein MQPEPSNLTEAASRLERTEQYLKSDPGNRNLLATVIDQCLELGRLETAAGHADAALARFPEDAVFQSLRGNVLMAQQRWNDAAVVFAPLLAVHADMRLAYNLAYCYFWLARYADAAQALAPFGLAAGIWPEAVTLLLRVLHHAGRMDEAVALIVAQESHCGTDHRFLSVASLVYMDAGDAAQAERLSLAALADPMPPLEALMVGGSMALARFDTAAAVERFGQVIARHPQEGRSWAGLGMSSLLVNDLSAARAHLEQAVKFLPSHIGSWHLLGWCRLFEHDLAGAQQVFEQALAMDRNFGESHGALAVVQAKLGERDQAAKSIERAVGLDPRGLSARYAQMILAGDTVDPLAFRQLAFKLLSSQKGVFDDDLGKVVQGVVQQNARSGG
- the fliQ gene encoding flagellar biosynthesis protein FliQ; this translates as MRPDLALQLLADVLWNAVLISAPLLAVTLAVGLLVSVVQVVTQVQEASLTFIPKIIAAVVVLVVCGPWMLKRLIAFSVTLISNIPTYF
- a CDS encoding flagellar biosynthetic protein FliR; protein product: MVVDIDPAWFMAVFYTALRIGVVLVMTPIFSSLTGMVTVRVLFTLALSVMLVAGLHVQPSNAPLAMGPVVLAAMAEVANGATLAFGVFAAFGAFSLAGKILDIQSGFGIGNVYDPVARTSAPLFASMLNLLAVAVFFGMDGHHALLRGLAFSLQATAPGGGFAGFALDAVIRQFGVMFSLGVALIIPVIFCLLLAETALAVVSRVLPQMNVFVVGVPVKIFTGVAVLALTVGSMGPAMGRVYSSIFTYWEQVLT